One genomic region from Cydia amplana chromosome Z, ilCydAmpl1.1, whole genome shotgun sequence encodes:
- the LOC134660865 gene encoding lethal(2)neighbour of tid protein 2, which translates to MSKRNHLQDIFLEFDWRKMFTWSYMKGLILNPTQLWFVATLIIATELVVNVLVIERVPYTEIDWKAYMQECEGFLNGTLDYSQLRGDTGPLVYPAGFVYIYSLFYFLTSQGTNIILAQYLFIVIYLLQLVLVLRIYIKTKKVPPYVMAFTILTSYRIHSIYVLRLFNDPIAVLFLYASLNLFLEDNWFLGSVFYSLGVSVKMNVLLYAPGLFFFYLINLGWFKTMQQLAVCGLIQLILGAPFLFSNPIAYLKGSFDIGRVFNHTWTVNYRFLDVDIFENKCFHLTLLAIHVILLLIFLPLCTKYFQTYCRLKYVQKQVQPQIDLENKINQRKSKIKREQKVKAELEVEKLTKEQEEFLNSFENMLQKSSQKSGKKTHKKPIEVKEPIKYHINFDILSQMFILPMFIVNFIGIVCARSLHYQFYSWYFHSLPYLLWSTNFSIIFKFLILALIEFSWNTYPSTVLSSMLLHFCHLSILLGVYKKISVELKLAAKVQ; encoded by the coding sequence ATGAGTAAACGTAACCATCTacaagatatatttttggagtTCGACTGGAGAAAGATGTTCACCTGGAGCTACATGAAGGGGCTAATACTGAATCCGACGCAGCTTTGGTTCGTGGCCACACTGATCATCGCTACTGAATTGGTCGTGAACGTGTTAGTGATTGAGCGCGTGCCGTACACCGAGATTGACTGGAAAGCGTACATGCAAGAATGTGAAGGCTTCTTGAATGGAACTTTAGACTACAGCCAACTCCGTGGTGACACCGGCCCCTTGGTATATCCAGCAGGATTCGTGTACATATATTCATTGTTTTATTTCCTTACAAGTCAGGGTACAAACATTATTCTGGCCCAGTATTTGTTTATAGTTATCTATTTGTTGCAACTTGTGCTTGTTCTtagaatttatattaaaactaaGAAGGTCCCACCATACGTCATGGCATTTACTATTTTAACATCTTATAGGATTCATTCTATTTATGTACTGCGTCTGTTCAATGACCCAATTGCTGTATTATTCCTTTATGCatcattaaatttgtttttagaAGACAATTGGTTCTTGGGTAGTGTTTTCTATAGTTTAGGAGTTTCAGTTAAGATGAATGTACTACTTTATGCTCCTGGATTGTTCTTCTTCTACTTGATAAATTTAGGCTggtttaaaactatgcaacaaCTAGCTGTTTGTGGATTAATCCAGTTAATACTTGGTGCACCATTTTTGTTCAGCAATCCGATAGCATATTTAAAAGGTAGCTTTGACATTGGTAGAGTTTTCAACCACACTTGGACAGTCAACTACAGGTTTTTGGATGTTGATATATTTGAAAACAAGTGCTTTCATTTAACTTTATTGGCAATACATGTTATACTTCTTCTAATTTTTTTGCCTTtgtgtacaaaatattttcaaacatACTGTCGCTTAAAGTATGTACAAAAACAAGTGCAACCTCAAATTGatttagaaaacaaaataaatcagagaaaaagtaaaattaaaagaGAACAGAAAGTTAAAGCCGAATTAGAAGTTGAAAAATTAACCAAAGAACAAGAAGAATTTTTGAACTCATTTGAGAATATGTTGCAGAAGTCTTCTCAAAAAAGTGGGAAGAAGACTCACAAAAAGCCTATTGAAGTGAAAGAACCCATTAAATACCACATTAACTTTGATATCTTGTCTCAGATGTTCATACTTCCCATGTTTATAGTGAACTTCATAGGCATTGTGTGTGCACGGAGCCTACATTATCAGTTCTACTCATGGTACTTCCACAGCTTGCCATATTTGTTGTGGTCTACTAATTTTTCGatcatttttaagtttttaatctTAGCTCTTATAGAGTTTTCATGGAATACTTACCCAAGTACTGTTTTATCTAGTATGTTGCTTCATTTTTGCCACTTGAGTATATTACTTGGGGTGTATAAAAAAATCTCAGTTGAACTTAAACTTGCTGCCAAAgtccaataa